One window of the uncultured Methanobrevibacter sp. genome contains the following:
- a CDS encoding Hsp70 family protein: MVEENTGTIDYGIDLGTTTSSIAKVDGDTTIVVPNKTDNKNFVASAVYIKKNGTIFVGDKAKNKIATDPKNGFAEFKLRMGSDHVYEFEKSGMRMTPVQLSAEILKNLRATVKQMYQKDLRAAVITVPADFTAPQTQATTEAAELAGFKEVILLQEPTAAAMAYGFGNSTDNELWLIYDLGGGTFDVSIMKKTEDEIVNVNNQGDAYLGGKLIDWDIVDKVFVPALNDELGLTDFNRDNEKYLKHFAKLKKAAEIAKTDLSTYDTAEVEIENFFISDDGDVFDFEYDMTRQELDEIMRPYVDRTINHCHTALEDENLSISDVTKIILVGGSTLSPYIHERLTEEFNIPLEYSIDPTTVVARGAAIYAGTKLMHVTDEEPDEGFVSVELMYETLGDDIEFNVSGKIINPQGSSQGYSIEFVNGVTGYSSGRIPVAENGFFTTQLLAENENDYNIYQIKIYDSSGNIANLSPNCVNSIKYKIDIIPDRPKLSHTIGLGKFGNELDVIAEKSTELPFHFRKTYKSSNPVHRGNASDEVYIPLYQGNMIKADRNTLIGHLKITGNDVKRDLPADSEIELSVTINESMNIESSVYIEYLDQEFDEGMVITSEKKSRDVLIERFEEHKSRYNKILTESAGTTNMQIQNYLNQIISENMIDNIETFLRNSETDPDALDNASKRINEFANILDNIEIILNSLLSWDELKDETDQLIADIEANLDKAEPQTKVLYEQMKGMYDNAVETKNDQLLANVKDKMQFIFAQIHETELIMFTFLEFASSGEFIDQNAANDLIQRGNSALSNGNIDELRSIVSQLYKITKPSVFAQASDDVKEDPGQKDNRLR; encoded by the coding sequence ATGGTAGAGGAAAATACAGGTACAATAGATTACGGTATTGATTTAGGTACAACCACAAGTTCTATTGCTAAGGTTGACGGGGACACCACTATTGTTGTTCCAAATAAAACAGACAATAAGAATTTTGTCGCATCAGCAGTTTACATTAAAAAGAATGGAACCATTTTTGTCGGGGATAAGGCAAAAAATAAGATTGCAACCGACCCTAAAAACGGTTTTGCCGAATTCAAATTAAGAATGGGTTCCGATCATGTTTATGAATTTGAAAAAAGCGGCATGAGAATGACTCCTGTGCAGTTGTCTGCGGAAATCCTTAAAAATCTGAGGGCCACAGTTAAACAGATGTATCAAAAGGACCTTCGTGCAGCTGTAATTACAGTTCCTGCTGATTTCACTGCTCCTCAAACTCAGGCAACCACTGAAGCGGCTGAACTGGCTGGTTTTAAGGAAGTCATATTATTGCAGGAACCGACTGCCGCCGCAATGGCATACGGGTTTGGAAATTCAACAGATAATGAGCTCTGGTTAATCTACGATTTGGGTGGAGGTACATTCGATGTATCCATTATGAAAAAGACCGAGGATGAAATCGTCAACGTCAACAACCAGGGTGACGCATACCTGGGAGGTAAGCTTATCGACTGGGATATTGTGGATAAGGTATTTGTGCCTGCCCTGAATGATGAATTGGGCTTGACCGATTTCAACCGTGACAATGAAAAATACTTGAAGCATTTCGCCAAATTGAAAAAGGCGGCCGAAATAGCCAAAACCGACTTGTCCACATATGACACTGCGGAAGTTGAAATTGAAAACTTCTTCATCAGCGATGATGGGGACGTGTTCGATTTTGAATATGACATGACCCGTCAGGAGCTGGACGAAATAATGAGGCCTTACGTTGACCGTACCATAAACCATTGTCACACAGCTTTGGAGGATGAGAACCTGTCCATTTCCGATGTCACCAAAATCATCCTTGTTGGAGGCTCAACCCTAAGTCCATATATACATGAAAGACTGACCGAGGAATTCAACATTCCACTGGAATATTCAATCGACCCTACAACCGTCGTTGCAAGAGGTGCTGCAATATATGCCGGAACAAAACTTATGCACGTCACCGATGAAGAGCCTGATGAAGGCTTTGTAAGCGTTGAGTTGATGTATGAGACTTTAGGGGATGACATTGAATTCAATGTGAGCGGAAAAATCATTAATCCGCAGGGATCATCTCAAGGATACTCAATTGAATTTGTAAACGGCGTCACCGGTTATTCATCAGGAAGAATCCCGGTTGCCGAAAACGGATTTTTCACAACACAGCTTCTGGCTGAAAACGAAAACGATTACAACATATATCAGATTAAAATTTATGACTCTTCAGGAAATATTGCCAATCTGTCCCCTAACTGTGTGAATTCCATCAAGTATAAAATAGACATCATTCCCGACAGGCCAAAACTGTCCCATACAATCGGATTGGGTAAATTTGGAAATGAACTGGATGTCATTGCAGAAAAATCCACTGAACTGCCGTTCCACTTCAGGAAAACCTACAAGTCTTCCAACCCGGTTCATAGGGGAAATGCCTCAGATGAAGTTTATATTCCATTATATCAGGGAAACATGATTAAGGCCGACAGGAATACCCTGATTGGTCATTTGAAAATAACAGGTAATGACGTTAAAAGGGACCTGCCGGCGGACAGTGAAATTGAATTGTCCGTAACCATCAATGAATCAATGAACATTGAAAGCAGCGTATACATTGAATATCTGGACCAGGAATTTGATGAGGGTATGGTCATCACATCCGAGAAAAAGTCTCGTGACGTTCTCATTGAAAGATTTGAGGAACATAAGTCACGTTACAATAAGATTCTTACTGAATCTGCAGGCACAACCAATATGCAAATTCAAAATTATCTCAACCAGATAATATCTGAAAACATGATCGACAACATTGAGACTTTCCTGAGAAACAGTGAAACCGACCCTGACGCATTGGACAATGCAAGTAAAAGGATTAATGAATTCGCCAATATTCTGGACAATATCGAGATAATTCTCAACAGTCTCCTGTCCTGGGATGAACTTAAGGACGAGACTGACCAGTTAATTGCGGATATTGAGGCAAATCTTGACAAGGCCGAACCTCAAACCAAAGTGCTGTACGAACAGATGAAAGGCATGTATGATAATGCGGTTGAAACCAAAAATGACCAGTTGCTTGCAAATGTCAAGGATAAAATGCAGTTCATTTTCGCTCAAATACATGAAACTGAGCTTATAATGTTCACATTCTTAGAATTTGCATCTTCAGGCGAATTTATAGATCAAAATGCTGCAAATGATTTGATTCAAAGAGGTAATTCCGCCCTATCAAATGGAAATATTGATGAATTAAGGTCAATTGTAAGTCAATTGTATAAAATCACCAAGCCTTCAGTGTTCGCTCAGGCATCCGATGATGTCAAAGAAGACCCTGGCCAGAAAGACAACAGGTTAAGATAA
- a CDS encoding metallophosphoesterase: MCKNGRLMKLPKRGRALIFTDLHGDLDDYNKYLEKWDFNDPDCHIIIAGDFIHSIYKKDYSLEVLEDMIDKYKKYDNFHPILGNHEWAHIVGANVFKANINQKIDFERLIIEKKGSLDPYLSDYIDFFKSIPFFIQCENGVFVSHAGPSPKIKTYDDYKSIIEGEEYLDRSVYYVLWSRFEKDYSIEDVSRFLDIVESNVMVIGHNVISEGYEIFGRQMILSSSFGAEKKLYLDIDLEKQISNTDDLIKCLKNLDD, translated from the coding sequence ATGTGTAAAAATGGCCGTTTGATGAAATTGCCTAAAAGAGGCAGAGCTTTAATCTTCACAGATTTGCATGGCGATCTGGATGATTATAATAAGTATTTGGAGAAATGGGATTTCAATGATCCCGATTGTCATATTATCATAGCGGGAGATTTTATTCACAGCATTTATAAAAAGGATTATTCCCTGGAAGTGCTGGAGGACATGATTGATAAGTATAAGAAATATGATAACTTTCATCCCATTTTAGGCAATCATGAATGGGCCCATATTGTTGGCGCCAATGTATTTAAGGCAAATATCAATCAGAAAATAGACTTTGAAAGGCTGATTATCGAGAAAAAAGGCTCTTTGGACCCATATTTATCAGATTATATCGATTTTTTCAAGTCAATCCCCTTTTTTATACAGTGTGAAAATGGTGTTTTTGTATCCCATGCGGGACCTTCACCAAAAATAAAGACATATGACGACTACAAATCAATTATAGAAGGTGAGGAATATCTCGACAGGTCAGTGTATTATGTATTGTGGTCCAGATTTGAAAAGGATTATTCAATTGAGGATGTTTCCCGATTTTTGGATATTGTCGAGTCCAATGTTATGGTGATCGGTCATAATGTCATCAGTGAAGGCTATGAAATTTTTGGAAGGCAAATGATACTCTCTTCAAGTTTTGGAGCTGAAAAGAAACTTTATTTGGATATTGATCTGGAAAAGCAAATCAGCAATACTGATGATTTGATTAAATGCCTGAAAAATTTGGATGACTAA
- a CDS encoding tetratricopeptide repeat protein: MANGYMDSGSERVTIEIAKKLAGDGRYRDAFNLLHPLANSHHAIEVSIIMAKIYAQNRDFESAEIYFIRALEIDENNAEAFYGLKKCRELKNSKIRTFFSFNKINIVSVAIIFLLACLLAVALNAIF, from the coding sequence ATGGCGAATGGATATATGGACTCTGGCAGTGAAAGAGTCACTATCGAGATAGCTAAAAAATTGGCTGGTGACGGCAGGTACAGGGACGCATTCAACCTATTGCATCCCTTAGCTAATTCCCATCATGCCATTGAAGTTTCAATCATTATGGCAAAAATATATGCGCAGAACAGGGATTTTGAATCCGCTGAAATATATTTCATCCGTGCTTTGGAAATTGATGAGAATAATGCCGAAGCCTTTTATGGATTAAAAAAATGTCGTGAATTGAAAAATTCAAAAATCAGGACTTTTTTTAGTTTCAATAAAATAAATATTGTGTCAGTGGCCATTATCTTTTTATTGGCATGCCTGCTTGCAGTCGCATTGAATGCAATATTTTAG